In Roseicyclus marinus, the genomic window GGTAGCATTTCGAGAAATGCGAGGGTGAGGCAAACCCACAAGCCAGCGCCACGTTGATCACGCTCATGTCGGTCTGCATCAACAGGTTGCGCGCCTTGCCCAGCCGCAATTCCATGTAATAGCGCTTGGGGCTGCGGTTGAGGTAGCGCCGGAACAGCCGCTCAAGCTGGCGGGTCGACATGCCGACCTCCTTGGCCAGGGTCGCGGGGCTGATCGGATCCTCGATCGCCTGTTCCATCATGCGGATGACCTGCCCCAGCTTGGGGTGGCGCACACCGATGCGGGTGGGGATCGACAGGCGCTGCGTGTCCTGGTCGGTACGGATCGAGGTGTAGATCAACTGATCGGCCACCAGGTTGGCCAGATCCTCGCCATGCTCATCGGCGATGATCTTGAGCATCAGGTCGATGGAGGCCGTGCCCCCCGCCGTGGTGATGCGGTTGCCGTCGATGACGAAGACCGATTTGGTCAGGATGACCTCTTCGAATTCCTCGGTGAAACTGTCCTGGTTTTCCCAATGGATCGTGGCGCGCTTGCCGTCCAGAAGCCCCGCCTTGGCCAGCGTGTAGCCCGCGGTGCAAAGGCCCCCCATGATCGCGCCCTTGCGCGCCTCGCGCCGGAGCCATCCCACCACACGCTTGGTGGTGGCCGCGGCCACGTCGATCCCACCGCAGACCAGCACGGTGTCGTCGCGCGTCACCTCTTCGAGGTCGCTGTCGAGCCGAAAGCCGATGCCTGCGCTGCAATAGGCGATATCGCCCCCATCGCCCACCAGGGTCCAGGAATAAAGCGATCGGCCCGACATGCGGTTGGCGATGCGCAAGGCTTCGACCGCGCTGGAGAAGCACAGCATGGTGAACTGGTCCAGAAGGACGAAAACGAACCGCCGGGGGCCAGTGTGGTCGGGCATATTGGGGCCTTTGCCTGTCGTGCGCACGCGGGGCTTCCGCGCGCATTCCTTGAGCGAAAGCAGTTTTTTCAGGCAGACGCAATCCCTGCAGGCGGCGATTCAGGGGATTGGATGGTCGCGGTCATACCCCTATAAGCACCCCCCGAGAGACGACCCTGAAGGAGATACCGCGCCATGACCCGCACGACCGGACCGGCCTGGACCAAATCCGACTGGCGCGCCAAGCCGCGCGTGCAGATGCCGAGCTATCCCGATGCCGCGGCCCTGCAGGCGGTCGAGACGCAGCTGACGAAATACCCCCCGCTCGTGTTCGCGGGCGAGGCACGCCGCCTGAAAAAGGCGCTGGCCGCGGCGTCGCGCGGGGAGGCGTTCCTGCTTCAGGGCGGCGATTGCGCTGAAAGTTTTGCGGAATTTTCCGCCGACAATATCCGCGACACCTTCAAGGTGATGCTGCAGATGGCGATGGTGCTGACCTATGGCGCCAAGGTGCCGGTGGTGAAGGTCGGGCGCATGGCCGGGCAATTCGCCAAGCCGCGTTCCGCGCCCACCGAGGTGATCGGCGGCGTCGAGATGGACAGCTACAAGGGCGACATCATCAACGATATCGCGCCCACGCCCGAGGCGCGCATCCCCGATCCGAACCGGATGTTGCAGGCCTATACGCAGGCTGCGGCCTCGTTGAACCTGTTGCGCGCCTTTTCGACGGGGGGGTTCGCCGATATCCACCGGGTGCACAGCTGGACGCTGGGCTTCACCGATCACGACGATGCCGAGAAATACCGCGATCTGGCCAATCGCATTCAGGACAGCCTTGATTTCATGACGGCCGCAGGGCTGACGAGCGAGACCAACCATGAGCTCGCGACGGTCGATTTCTACACCAGCCACGAGGCGCTGCTTCTGGAATACGAAGAGGCGCTGTGCCGTGTCGACAGCACCTCGGGCAAGTGGCTGGCGGGGTCGGGGCACATGATCTGGATCGGCGACCGCACGCGCCAGCCCGATGGGGCGCATGTTGAATTCTGCCGGGGCGTGCTGAACCCGATCGGGCTCAAATGCGGGCCCACGACGACCGAGGATGACCTCAAGGTCTTGATGGCAAAGCTCAATCCCGAGAACGAGCCGGGTCGTCTGACGCTGATCGCGCGGTTCGGTGCGGGCAAGGTGGGCGATCACCTGCCGCGCCTGATCAAGACGGTGGAGGCCGAGGGCGCGAACGTGTTGTGGTCTTGCGACCCGATGCACGGCAACGTCATCAAATCCTCGACCGGGTTCAAGACGCGCCCCTTCGATGCGATCTTGCGCGAAGTGCAGGAATTCTTTGCCGTTCATCGCGCCGAGGGCACGGTTCCGGGCGGCGTGCATTTCGAGATGACGGGCAAGGACGTGACCGAATGCACCGGCGGCATGCGGGCTGTGACGGACGAGGATCTGTCCTCGCGCTATCACACGGCTTGCGATCCGCGTCTGAACGCGAGCCAGTCGCTGGAACTGGCCTTTCTGGTCGCGGAAGAGTTGCAAAAGAGCCGCGAGGCGCTGCGCGCGGCGGTCTGAGATCGGGTGCGGCGCGGGGCCCGGAGGGGTGCCGCGCCGGGCCGAGACATCCTTGCGATTTTCCTAACAAATCGCGCCATTCCTTGCGATTTCCTTACCAGATCGCGCCATTCCTTGCGGTTTTCCTGACCGCTGCCGGGGGAGTTAGCATTTGGGTAACGACACGACAGGCGGCGGCGTCATCGCTTCCATGACCGGCTTCGCCGCGCGCGAGGGAAGTGACGGTCAGGGGGCCAGCTGGAGCTGGGAGCTGCGCAGCGTGAACGGTCGCGGGCTCGACCTGCGGCTGCGTCTGCCCGATGGTCTGGGCGCGCTGGAGGCACCCTTGCGCAAGCGCCTGTCCGAGGTGATCGGGCGCGGCTCGGTCAGCCTGTCCTTGCGGGTGGTGCGCGAACAGGGCGGGCCGGGCGCGACCGATCCGGCCAAGCTTGCGGCGGTTCTGGCGCAATTGGCGCAGGTGCGCGCCGCCGCCGAGGCGCAAGGCATCGCCTGCGCGCCCGTCGATCCGGCCACGATCCTGTCGCTGCGCGCGCTGTCGGAGAATGGGGAGGCCGCCACGATGCCCGCGCCCGAGGCGCTTCTGGCCGATGCGGAGCCGCTTTTGTCGGCCTTTACCGCGATGCGGCAAGACGAAGGGCGCGCGCTGGCGGCCCTGCTAGACGCGCAGATCGACCGGATCGAAAACCTTGTCTCAGGTGCCGAAACCGCCGCTGCCGCGCGCGCCGAACCGCAGGCCGCACGTCTGCGCGCGGCCATCGCGATCTTGGTCGAGGCGACCGAGATCGACGAAGCACGGCTGGCGCAGGAGGTTGCGGCGCTGGCGCTGAAAACCGATGTGACCGAGGAGATCGACCGGCTGCGCGCCCATGTGGCGGCGGCCCGCGCGCTGCTGGCGCAAGGCGGTGCGGTGGGCCGCAAGCTTGATTTCCTGATGCAGGAATTCAACCGCGAGGCCAACACGCTTTGTTCCAAGTCGCAAGATGCGGGCCTGACGGCGATCGGGCTTGACCTCAAACTGGCCATCGACCAGACCCGCGAGCAAGTCCAGAACGTGGAGTAGTCATGGCCGCTGCCAGCCTGTCCCGAAGGGGTCTTTTGATCATCCTGTCCTCGCCGTCGGGCGCGGGAAAATCCACGTTGGCCAAGCGGTTGATGGATTGGGACAAATCCCTGCGCTTTTCGGTTTCGGCCACCACGCGCCCGCCGCGCCCGGGGGAGGTCGATGGCACGGATTACCATTTCCTGAGCGAGGCGGATTTCAAGGGCATGGTGGCCCAAGGCGCGATGCTGGAACATGCCCATGTCTTCGGGAATTTCTACGGCTCGCCCATGGCCCCCGTGGCGGAGGCCATCGAGGCGGGGCGCGATGTGCTCTTCGACATCGACTGGCAGGGTGCGCAGCAGATCCGCAATTCGGCGCTGGGGCGGCATACGCTGTCGATCTTCATCCTGCCGCCCTCCATCCCCGAGCTGAAGCGGCGGCTGGTGAGCCGGGGGCAGGACGGGCCCGAGGTGATCGCCAAGCGCATGCTGAAAAGCTGGGACGAGATCAGCCATTGGGACGGCTATGATTACGTGCTGGTCAATGACGATCTGGACGCGACCTTCGACAGGCTCAAGACCATCGTCAGCGCCGAAAGGCTGCGCCGCGAGCAGCAGCCGGGACTGGCCGCCCATGTGCTGAACTTGCACGACGAATTCCGGGAGGAGGAAGAATGATCTACGCGCTCGACGGTATCGCCCCCGAGATCCACGAGGACACATGGGTCGCACCCGGTGCGCATGTGATCGGCCGCGTGGTGCTGGAGGAGGGCGCAAGCGTCTGGTTCGGTGTCACCTTGCGCGGCGACAACGAGGAAATCCGCATCGGCGCGGGCTCGAACGTGCAGGAAAACTGCGTCTTTCACACCGATATGGGCTATCCGCTGTCGGTGGGCCGCAATTGCACCATCGGGCACAAGGCGATGCTGCATGGCTGCACCATCGGGGACGGGTCGCTGGTGGGGATGGGGGCCACGATCCTGAACGGGGCCGTGATCGGCAAGGGCTGCCTGATCGGGGCGGGTGCGCTGATCCCCGAGGGCAAGGTGATCCCCGATGGATCCCTGGTGATGGGCATGCCGGGCAAGGTGGTGCGCGAGCTGGATGCTGCAGCACAAGACAAGCTTCTGGCCTCGGCCGCGCATTACCGTGACCGGATGCGGCGGTTCCGTGCGGGGCTTGTCGCGGTCTGAGGGCCGGAGGGCTCAGGCGGTGGCGATGGTCAGGATGTCATCCTTGGCCACGTAATTGATCGTCCGTTCCAGGGGCGTCACGGTGGCGTGGAGGGTGGGAAACTGCGCCTCCGCCGGGCGGAGGGGGCGGCCGGCGGCGGCCATTCCGAATCGCAACACCGACCAGAGATCCTCATCAAGCGACAGGCGCGGACCCTGGGCCTGCGCCTGCCAGTGGCCCGACCCGTCCAGCGCAAGGCGCAGGGTGCCGCCCATGGGCAGGGCGGTTTCGGCGCAAAGCGCGATCAGGTAGCCCAGTTTCACATCGAGCCGGGGAAGATCGCAGGTCACGGCCCAATCGAGCGTCAGGCGGCTGTCGCGCCAAGGCGCGAGGGCGGTTTCCCGCCCCTCTCGCGCGCTCATCATCTGGCGGGCCCCGGCCGCGCCGAAGGCCACGCGCAAAAAGCGCAGCCGCGCCTGCGCATCGCGCACCGCATCGCGGATCAGCGCCATTTCCGGGCCCTGCGCCGAACCTGTCATCTCGATCAGTTCGACCCCGTTGCCGATCGCGCCCAGCGGGTTTACGAGGTCATGGCACAGGCGCGACCCGATCAGGTCCGCCAGCGTCTGGTCGCCATGCGGGGACTGGTCATTCATCAGGCAATCCTTTCAGGCGGGACATATCATGGCGGGCGATCTGAGTTCGATCCTTGAGCCGGGGATGCTGGTGCGCTGCCCCGACCAGCCCGATTGGGGGCTGGGGCAGGTGCAATCCAACGTGGGCGGGCGCATCACGATCAATTTCGAGAATGCGGGCAAGCTGGTGCTGGATGGCGCGCGCGTGGCGCTGGAGCTGGTGTTTCTCGACTGACCCATCCTGTCCCCGCGGGTTTGCTTGGCTGACCCTAGCGGAGCGGAGGTTAACACGGGTTTAACATCGTCGCCTGCCTTTCGCGCGCAGTTTGCAAGCGGGTCCTCTCCTGCTAAGGGGCGCGGGCCTGAGGGGTGACAGCGGAACGCGCATGGATATCGACGACGATCATTTCGAGCTGCGTCTGGCCGCAAGCGATGCCGATCTGCGCGCGGCGCAGCGGCTGCGCTACGAGGTGTTCGTGGCCGAGCTGGGCGGGGACGGGCCGATGGTCGATCACGCCGCGCGGCTGGAGGCGGATCGGTTCGATCCGCATTTCGACCATCTGCTGCTGCTCGACCGCCGCAGGGCGGAGGATGAGCAGGTCATCGGCGTTTACCGGGTGATGCGCGCCGAAGGGGCGGCGGCGGCGGGCCAATTCTATTCCGAGGGGGAATATGACCTCG contains:
- a CDS encoding GlxA family transcriptional regulator yields the protein MPDHTGPRRFVFVLLDQFTMLCFSSAVEALRIANRMSGRSLYSWTLVGDGGDIAYCSAGIGFRLDSDLEEVTRDDTVLVCGGIDVAAATTKRVVGWLRREARKGAIMGGLCTAGYTLAKAGLLDGKRATIHWENQDSFTEEFEEVILTKSVFVIDGNRITTAGGTASIDLMLKIIADEHGEDLANLVADQLIYTSIRTDQDTQRLSIPTRIGVRHPKLGQVIRMMEQAIEDPISPATLAKEVGMSTRQLERLFRRYLNRSPKRYYMELRLGKARNLLMQTDMSVINVALACGFASPSHFSKCYRAHYNTTPYRERGTQGTRDKI
- a CDS encoding class II 3-deoxy-7-phosphoheptulonate synthase encodes the protein MTRTTGPAWTKSDWRAKPRVQMPSYPDAAALQAVETQLTKYPPLVFAGEARRLKKALAAASRGEAFLLQGGDCAESFAEFSADNIRDTFKVMLQMAMVLTYGAKVPVVKVGRMAGQFAKPRSAPTEVIGGVEMDSYKGDIINDIAPTPEARIPDPNRMLQAYTQAAASLNLLRAFSTGGFADIHRVHSWTLGFTDHDDAEKYRDLANRIQDSLDFMTAAGLTSETNHELATVDFYTSHEALLLEYEEALCRVDSTSGKWLAGSGHMIWIGDRTRQPDGAHVEFCRGVLNPIGLKCGPTTTEDDLKVLMAKLNPENEPGRLTLIARFGAGKVGDHLPRLIKTVEAEGANVLWSCDPMHGNVIKSSTGFKTRPFDAILREVQEFFAVHRAEGTVPGGVHFEMTGKDVTECTGGMRAVTDEDLSSRYHTACDPRLNASQSLELAFLVAEELQKSREALRAAV
- a CDS encoding YicC/YloC family endoribonuclease, with the translated sequence MTGFAAREGSDGQGASWSWELRSVNGRGLDLRLRLPDGLGALEAPLRKRLSEVIGRGSVSLSLRVVREQGGPGATDPAKLAAVLAQLAQVRAAAEAQGIACAPVDPATILSLRALSENGEAATMPAPEALLADAEPLLSAFTAMRQDEGRALAALLDAQIDRIENLVSGAETAAAARAEPQAARLRAAIAILVEATEIDEARLAQEVAALALKTDVTEEIDRLRAHVAAARALLAQGGAVGRKLDFLMQEFNREANTLCSKSQDAGLTAIGLDLKLAIDQTREQVQNVE
- the gmk gene encoding guanylate kinase; translation: MAAASLSRRGLLIILSSPSGAGKSTLAKRLMDWDKSLRFSVSATTRPPRPGEVDGTDYHFLSEADFKGMVAQGAMLEHAHVFGNFYGSPMAPVAEAIEAGRDVLFDIDWQGAQQIRNSALGRHTLSIFILPPSIPELKRRLVSRGQDGPEVIAKRMLKSWDEISHWDGYDYVLVNDDLDATFDRLKTIVSAERLRREQQPGLAAHVLNLHDEFREEEE
- a CDS encoding gamma carbonic anhydrase family protein, which translates into the protein MIYALDGIAPEIHEDTWVAPGAHVIGRVVLEEGASVWFGVTLRGDNEEIRIGAGSNVQENCVFHTDMGYPLSVGRNCTIGHKAMLHGCTIGDGSLVGMGATILNGAVIGKGCLIGAGALIPEGKVIPDGSLVMGMPGKVVRELDAAAQDKLLASAAHYRDRMRRFRAGLVAV
- a CDS encoding histidine phosphotransferase family protein; translated protein: MNDQSPHGDQTLADLIGSRLCHDLVNPLGAIGNGVELIEMTGSAQGPEMALIRDAVRDAQARLRFLRVAFGAAGARQMMSAREGRETALAPWRDSRLTLDWAVTCDLPRLDVKLGYLIALCAETALPMGGTLRLALDGSGHWQAQAQGPRLSLDEDLWSVLRFGMAAAGRPLRPAEAQFPTLHATVTPLERTINYVAKDDILTIATA
- a CDS encoding DUF3553 domain-containing protein yields the protein MAGDLSSILEPGMLVRCPDQPDWGLGQVQSNVGGRITINFENAGKLVLDGARVALELVFLD